A region from the Marinobacter sp. SS13-12 genome encodes:
- a CDS encoding DUF6505 family protein has protein sequence MKLARTLRLDISDENVYEHPAPSGEWAISGGFEFSNWTEADLKGKARQAFTNGWYSIESGGRASFVGVCNITEAELEQLQQTLAQTFVEVYGAPDIDAAFPVACEEIDQMRRMCEDFEENTLLMVSRTLTELGVEETYRSRAPQDASLEAFAVHGGYE, from the coding sequence ATGAAACTGGCCCGAACCCTGCGACTGGATATATCCGATGAGAATGTGTACGAACACCCTGCTCCCAGCGGGGAGTGGGCCATTTCAGGCGGGTTCGAGTTCTCCAACTGGACCGAAGCGGACCTGAAAGGCAAAGCCCGTCAGGCCTTTACCAATGGTTGGTACAGCATAGAATCGGGTGGCCGCGCCAGTTTCGTCGGTGTCTGTAACATCACCGAAGCCGAACTGGAGCAGCTGCAGCAGACCCTGGCGCAAACCTTTGTCGAGGTATACGGCGCCCCGGATATCGACGCCGCCTTCCCCGTCGCCTGCGAGGAAATCGACCAGATGCGCAGGATGTGCGAGGACTTTGAGGAGAACACCCTGCTGATGGTCAGCCGTACGCTGACCGAGCTGGGTGTGGAGGAAACCTACCGCTCCCGGGCGCCGCAGGATGCCTCGTTAGAGGCCTTTGCCGTACACGGCGGCTATGAGTGA
- a CDS encoding Mrp/NBP35 family ATP-binding protein, whose translation MVQYTEVGKSNLIGTDAPRPQDKNPKGIDRIIAIASGKGGVGKSTVASNLAVALASKGLKVGLLDADVYGPSQPRMLGVSGRPSSPDGHTILPLRNHGVTLMSLGLMAPDGEAIVWRGPMLMGALEQMMNQVDWGRLDVLLVDLPPGTGDVQMTLSQKFFVAGAVVVSTPQDIALMDARKGIDMFNRMDVPLFGIIENMASFICDGCGKEHHPFGSGGARAEAEKLGAPFLGEIPLDLDIRIGSDGGVPIVVSKPDSPQSRSFQRIADELVASDAYAQAIR comes from the coding sequence ATGGTTCAATACACCGAAGTGGGAAAATCCAACCTGATCGGTACTGACGCGCCCCGGCCGCAGGACAAGAATCCGAAGGGCATTGATCGCATCATCGCCATTGCCTCGGGCAAGGGCGGCGTAGGCAAGTCCACAGTGGCGTCCAATCTGGCGGTAGCGCTGGCCTCGAAAGGTCTCAAAGTGGGCCTGCTGGACGCCGATGTCTACGGGCCCAGCCAGCCCCGCATGCTGGGTGTTTCAGGTCGCCCGTCCAGCCCCGACGGGCATACCATCCTGCCCCTGCGCAATCATGGCGTGACTTTGATGTCCCTGGGTCTGATGGCCCCGGATGGCGAAGCCATCGTCTGGCGCGGGCCCATGCTGATGGGCGCCCTGGAACAGATGATGAACCAGGTGGACTGGGGCCGGCTGGATGTGCTGCTGGTGGATCTGCCGCCGGGTACCGGTGACGTGCAGATGACCCTGAGCCAGAAATTCTTTGTGGCGGGCGCCGTTGTGGTCTCGACCCCCCAGGACATCGCCCTTATGGATGCCCGAAAGGGTATCGATATGTTCAACCGGATGGACGTACCGCTGTTTGGCATCATAGAGAACATGGCATCCTTTATCTGTGACGGTTGCGGGAAAGAACACCACCCCTTTGGTTCCGGTGGTGCCCGGGCTGAGGCCGAAAAGCTGGGAGCGCCCTTTCTGGGTGAAATCCCGCTCGATCTGGATATCCGGATTGGTTCGGACGGTGGCGTTCCCATTGTGGTGTCCAAGCCGGACAGTCCCCAGTCCCGGTCTTTCCAGCGCATTGCCGATGAACTCGTTGCCTCCGACGCATACGCACAGGCCATTCGATGA
- a CDS encoding molecular chaperone TorD family protein encodes MNNTAEIQCPRSITDEERARAQMYQLLGVLLSGPPTSELLRGLASLQGDDTTLGSASRTLAALAERTSPEDANREYNNLFIGVGRGELLPYASYYLTGFLNEKPLANLRGDLMARGIKASDDVKEPEDHIGTLCEIMAGIITGEFECDSDLSSQKAFFDAHLAKWAALFFTDLEKAQTAVFYAPVGSLGRAFMAIEAEAFALQ; translated from the coding sequence TTGAACAACACGGCTGAAATTCAGTGCCCTCGCTCCATCACCGACGAAGAGCGTGCCAGGGCCCAGATGTATCAGCTGCTCGGCGTCTTGCTGAGCGGCCCACCTACGAGCGAGCTGCTTCGGGGGCTGGCATCCCTGCAGGGTGATGACACCACTTTGGGGTCCGCCTCCAGGACACTGGCTGCTCTTGCCGAGCGCACCTCCCCTGAAGACGCCAACCGGGAATACAACAATCTCTTCATCGGAGTTGGCCGCGGTGAACTACTCCCCTACGCCAGTTATTACCTCACCGGATTCCTGAACGAGAAACCCCTGGCAAATTTGCGCGGCGACCTGATGGCCAGGGGCATCAAGGCCAGTGACGACGTTAAAGAACCGGAAGATCATATCGGCACGCTGTGTGAAATCATGGCGGGCATCATTACGGGCGAGTTCGAGTGCGACAGTGATCTGTCTTCGCAAAAAGCTTTTTTTGACGCGCACCTGGCAAAGTGGGCGGCGTTGTTTTTTACCGATTTGGAGAAAGCGCAAACCGCGGTTTTCTACGCGCCTGTGGGCTCGCTGGGGCGGGCTTTCATGGCTATAGAAGCCGAGGCGTTTGCACTTCAATAA
- a CDS encoding biotin/lipoate--protein ligase family protein: MIESPQFPPLLSGRVVPKNTDPFDKAVSQAIAGVDSGTIFYSEAGDILRAALVLAPETPLEEAIQAVYVAQIGLAESLGALAPPEVPVHFQWPDRIKVNGAVCGRVRFAADGSDPKAQPRWLVIGIEVPFIPANDEPGQNPNETCLLEEGCSDVDPMALLESWSKHTLLWLTYFMDSGFERVHNEWRPRCDTLGKMIEQPRPGIFVGLDEKGRMLLRQDVMTETVSLIEFAEHT; this comes from the coding sequence ATGATCGAGTCACCTCAGTTCCCACCGCTATTGTCGGGCCGGGTCGTGCCCAAAAACACGGACCCTTTTGACAAGGCCGTCAGCCAGGCCATTGCAGGCGTCGATTCCGGCACGATTTTTTACTCTGAAGCGGGCGATATTTTACGTGCCGCCCTGGTGCTGGCACCGGAAACACCTCTGGAAGAAGCTATTCAGGCCGTCTATGTGGCCCAGATAGGCCTGGCGGAGAGTCTCGGCGCACTGGCTCCGCCCGAAGTGCCCGTGCATTTTCAATGGCCCGACCGAATCAAGGTCAATGGTGCGGTTTGCGGTCGCGTTCGTTTTGCAGCGGATGGGTCGGATCCCAAGGCGCAGCCCAGGTGGCTGGTTATCGGTATCGAAGTGCCCTTTATACCGGCGAACGACGAGCCAGGCCAGAACCCGAATGAAACCTGTCTGCTGGAAGAAGGATGCAGCGATGTCGATCCAATGGCGCTGCTGGAAAGCTGGTCCAAACACACGCTTCTGTGGCTGACCTACTTCATGGACAGCGGGTTTGAGCGCGTACACAATGAATGGCGGCCACGCTGCGACACCCTGGGCAAAATGATCGAGCAACCTCGGCCCGGCATTTTTGTCGGGCTGGATGAGAAAGGCCGGATGCTGTTGCGCCAGGATGTCATGACCGAAACAGTGAGTTTGATTGAATTCGCGGAGCACACATGA
- a CDS encoding DUF3306 domain-containing protein — protein MTESRLQRWSRKKTGASKEAELPPPAAIEPEPSPEEQELAINEALPEREVLEKYDLPDPDAIELGTDITGFMRKEIPELLRRRALRSLWKSNPVLAVLDGLNDYDEDFTDAAVATNAMKTLYKVGQGFDRTPVVDEKADDRAGEQIQARAEASEVTAPARIADRGQDEQELPEKPEPEIAAEQPTIAGHATPGIAQAEAEAEPAPRYRPRMRFDH, from the coding sequence ATGACTGAATCACGATTACAGCGTTGGTCACGCAAAAAAACCGGCGCCAGCAAAGAAGCCGAGCTCCCCCCTCCTGCGGCTATCGAGCCCGAGCCCTCCCCCGAAGAGCAGGAACTTGCCATCAATGAAGCCCTGCCGGAACGGGAGGTATTGGAAAAGTACGACCTGCCTGACCCGGACGCCATCGAGCTGGGCACCGACATCACCGGATTCATGCGAAAAGAGATCCCGGAACTCCTGCGCCGCCGGGCCCTGCGCTCGCTCTGGAAATCCAATCCCGTGCTGGCAGTGCTGGATGGTCTTAATGATTACGATGAAGATTTCACCGACGCTGCTGTTGCGACCAACGCCATGAAAACCCTGTACAAGGTGGGGCAGGGTTTTGACCGAACACCAGTGGTTGATGAGAAAGCTGACGACCGGGCCGGGGAACAGATTCAGGCGCGGGCCGAGGCGTCGGAAGTTACTGCACCTGCCCGGATAGCTGATAGAGGGCAGGATGAACAAGAGCTGCCGGAAAAGCCTGAGCCCGAAATCGCCGCCGAGCAACCGACCATTGCTGGCCATGCGACCCCCGGGATTGCTCAGGCCGAGGCCGAGGCGGAACCGGCACCGCGTTATCGCCCCCGGATGCGTTTTGATCATTAG
- a CDS encoding twin-arginine translocation signal domain-containing protein: protein MDNQQRDNSRRRFLRMAATAVPAAVAVAVAPNAAAEVVSEEAPKSSGLRDTEHTRKYLESARF from the coding sequence ATGGACAACCAACAGCGTGATAACAGCCGTCGCCGCTTCTTGCGGATGGCAGCAACAGCAGTTCCAGCTGCCGTTGCCGTGGCAGTAGCACCGAACGCCGCAGCCGAGGTCGTCTCTGAAGAGGCCCCCAAAAGCAGCGGTCTACGCGACACTGAACACACACGTAAGTATCTGGAATCGGCTCGCTTTTGA
- a CDS encoding 4Fe-4S binding protein: protein MSAHKTLLICTCDKTQSLDPEALRTAAAAEQVITVDQLCGADMTTAAEHLGGSNDVIIACGQQAALFERLSEDVQAETGQSAPLSTIDIRDRAGWSASSAKPARLHAKQAALMAAAQIPAPVAPVKTIQSSGVCCIVGPTEQAIRMAELVQEELGVTCIVNDAGPIQLPSASYDLARGRLTGAYGALGNFKLDFAQLQALNPAGRGALGFGEVKATAHSECDVFIDLRGGAPAFPHHEKRNGYFWADPAKTGELERIALTARDRVGEFEKTVYFNLETSLCAHSRANQPGCTRCLDVCSTEAIFSFGEHVQIDSDICAGCGTCAAVCPTSAITMNETPFEALTQAMDIMARVYREHTNESPRLVFHTLGAGTDAIAYLARYHDGLADDLIPLGLEQVDRIGHAEIMAAFGAGYAEVLLLADTELDRRAVAAEVELAQAMLKGTKNSPSRVRVISAEELGEAGDNAGRVSEPVLLVGGRRDITRVTVGAMADRLEAPIPLPAGAPYGAIEINSDKCTLCLACVSLCPTGALGDHPDRPEVQFTENACVQCGVCESTCPETAINLVPQLDVSKDALSPRALHGEDPFECIKCGRPFGVASTINRIVEKLENKHWMYSQSDNVQLIKMCDDCRVNAQFHGDTAPMAGGERPRVRTSDDYLDS from the coding sequence ATGAGTGCACACAAAACCCTACTGATATGCACCTGCGACAAGACCCAGTCCCTGGATCCTGAGGCACTGCGAACGGCCGCGGCCGCTGAACAGGTGATCACGGTGGATCAACTGTGCGGCGCCGATATGACAACTGCGGCGGAGCACCTCGGCGGCAGTAACGACGTGATCATTGCCTGTGGCCAACAGGCCGCCCTATTTGAGCGTCTGAGCGAAGACGTACAGGCGGAAACCGGGCAGTCTGCTCCTCTGAGTACCATCGACATCCGGGATCGCGCTGGCTGGAGTGCCTCGAGTGCGAAACCGGCCCGCTTGCATGCCAAGCAGGCGGCCTTGATGGCCGCGGCTCAGATACCGGCGCCTGTAGCGCCCGTGAAAACGATTCAGTCCAGTGGGGTGTGTTGCATTGTCGGCCCCACCGAGCAGGCCATCAGGATGGCCGAACTGGTACAGGAAGAACTGGGCGTTACCTGTATCGTCAATGATGCGGGGCCGATACAGCTGCCCTCCGCCAGTTACGATTTGGCCAGGGGGCGGTTGACCGGCGCCTATGGCGCGCTGGGCAACTTCAAACTGGACTTTGCCCAGCTTCAGGCGCTGAACCCCGCAGGTCGCGGCGCTCTTGGCTTTGGCGAGGTCAAAGCCACCGCCCATAGTGAGTGCGATGTGTTCATCGACTTGCGTGGCGGTGCGCCCGCGTTTCCCCACCATGAAAAACGCAACGGCTACTTCTGGGCGGATCCGGCCAAAACCGGAGAGCTGGAGCGCATTGCCCTGACGGCCAGGGATCGGGTCGGTGAATTTGAGAAAACCGTGTATTTCAATCTGGAAACCTCCCTGTGTGCGCACTCCCGGGCGAACCAGCCCGGTTGCACCCGCTGTCTGGACGTTTGCAGCACCGAGGCGATTTTCTCCTTCGGGGAGCATGTACAGATCGATTCGGATATATGCGCTGGCTGCGGGACCTGTGCGGCAGTCTGCCCGACCTCAGCCATCACCATGAACGAAACCCCCTTCGAGGCCCTGACCCAGGCCATGGACATTATGGCCCGGGTTTATCGTGAACATACCAACGAATCCCCGCGCCTGGTTTTTCATACGTTGGGCGCAGGTACTGACGCCATTGCTTACCTGGCACGGTACCACGATGGGCTGGCAGACGATCTGATCCCGCTGGGGCTGGAGCAGGTCGATCGTATCGGCCACGCAGAAATTATGGCCGCGTTCGGCGCCGGTTACGCCGAAGTCCTTTTGCTGGCGGATACCGAACTGGATCGCCGGGCGGTAGCTGCGGAAGTTGAACTGGCTCAGGCCATGTTGAAAGGTACCAAAAACTCTCCCAGCCGGGTCCGGGTAATCTCAGCCGAAGAACTTGGCGAGGCTGGGGATAACGCCGGGCGAGTCAGCGAACCGGTTTTGCTGGTTGGTGGCCGCCGGGACATCACGCGGGTCACCGTTGGCGCTATGGCGGACAGGCTCGAGGCACCGATCCCTCTGCCAGCGGGTGCACCCTACGGCGCTATCGAGATCAACTCCGACAAATGCACGCTCTGTCTGGCCTGCGTATCGCTGTGCCCCACCGGAGCCCTTGGTGATCATCCGGACCGTCCGGAGGTTCAGTTCACGGAAAACGCCTGTGTTCAATGCGGCGTCTGCGAGAGCACCTGTCCGGAGACGGCCATTAACCTGGTGCCCCAGCTGGATGTGTCGAAAGACGCACTGAGTCCGCGAGCATTGCATGGTGAAGACCCGTTTGAATGTATCAAATGTGGCAGGCCCTTTGGCGTAGCGAGCACGATTAACCGAATCGTTGAAAAGCTGGAGAACAAACACTGGATGTACAGCCAGTCTGATAATGTTCAGCTCATCAAGATGTGTGACGACTGTCGCGTCAATGCCCAGTTTCACGGTGATACCGCGCCCATGGCCGGAGGCGAGCGTCCCCGGGTTCGCACCAGTGACGACTACCTCGACAGCTGA
- the mobA gene encoding molybdenum cofactor guanylyltransferase MobA has protein sequence MTECAVILAGGQANRMGGGDKGRLMLGDQSLIQRVIDRITPQVDAVVLNANGDLSRFDDLGLPVVADSIGDFPGPLAGVLAGMDWAAEQGHEWLISVAADTPSFPLDLAERLAEFDTPVVLAATPDPERGKLPQPTFGRWQVALRHDLRAALNDGVRKIRQWTQAQGETLVVFGEDDFFNINTPEDLAWAEKHLK, from the coding sequence ATGACTGAGTGCGCCGTCATTCTGGCCGGTGGCCAGGCCAACCGCATGGGCGGTGGTGACAAAGGACGATTGATGCTGGGTGATCAGTCATTGATCCAGCGTGTCATCGACCGGATCACCCCGCAGGTCGACGCCGTGGTGCTGAATGCCAACGGGGATCTGAGCCGTTTTGATGATCTGGGCTTGCCGGTGGTGGCCGACTCGATTGGCGATTTTCCGGGCCCCTTGGCGGGGGTGCTTGCCGGTATGGATTGGGCCGCTGAACAGGGCCATGAATGGCTGATCAGCGTTGCGGCGGATACCCCCTCGTTCCCTCTGGACCTGGCAGAACGATTGGCCGAATTCGATACCCCGGTGGTGCTGGCGGCCACGCCGGACCCGGAGCGCGGAAAACTGCCCCAACCCACCTTTGGCCGCTGGCAGGTGGCATTGCGGCATGACCTGCGAGCCGCCCTGAACGACGGGGTTCGCAAGATACGCCAGTGGACACAGGCTCAGGGTGAGACGCTGGTGGTGTTTGGTGAGGACGACTTTTTCAACATCAATACACCGGAAGACCTGGCCTGGGCGGAGAAGCACCTGAAGTGA
- a CDS encoding molybdopterin-binding protein, whose amino-acid sequence MNDSTSNGTAMKPLRNDCFALPPGVNWTPVDEALERLRSRLHPVVGVERAVPLSQVNGRILASDVYAPRAHPPSRNSAVDGYALAGPVTEVPCVIPLVEGRSAAGAPYTDRVPQGHAIRILTGAVIPAGTDTVVLEEDCEVKDGQLHLNGTLKAGANAREAGEDIKAKDRILTAATRLTPTQISVLASVGVESVDAYQRLRVGVLSTGDEVKPVGSAVTDWQIYDANRPMLSALVTQLGYELVDLGHVLDRAEDVREALERGAEQCDLILTSGGVSAGDEDHVSKTLKAHGEISNWRIAIKPGRPLALAMFQGTPVVGLPGNPVAAWVCALRFGAPAMALLAGGEWFEPLGYVLPANFSKNKKPGRSEMLRARVRDGKVEVFGSEGSGRVTGLAWSEGMVELDESAQQIEPGTPVRFIPYASFGL is encoded by the coding sequence ATGAACGATTCAACCAGCAACGGGACAGCCATGAAACCGCTTCGTAACGACTGTTTTGCACTGCCCCCCGGGGTAAACTGGACACCGGTGGACGAGGCCCTGGAACGGTTACGTTCGCGTTTGCACCCGGTGGTGGGCGTAGAGCGCGCTGTCCCGTTGTCACAGGTGAACGGAAGGATATTGGCAAGCGACGTCTATGCCCCTCGTGCCCATCCCCCCAGCCGAAATTCTGCGGTCGATGGCTATGCGCTGGCGGGACCGGTAACCGAGGTTCCCTGCGTCATTCCCCTGGTCGAGGGTCGGAGTGCCGCCGGGGCGCCTTACACCGACCGCGTGCCCCAGGGCCACGCTATCCGGATTCTGACCGGAGCGGTCATACCCGCCGGCACCGATACGGTGGTCCTGGAAGAGGACTGCGAAGTTAAGGACGGGCAGCTACATCTGAACGGCACGTTAAAGGCGGGCGCCAACGCACGTGAAGCCGGTGAGGACATAAAAGCAAAGGACCGAATCCTGACGGCGGCAACCCGCCTGACGCCTACCCAGATTTCCGTCCTTGCCAGTGTCGGCGTCGAGTCGGTCGATGCCTATCAGCGGCTTCGCGTCGGCGTCCTGTCCACCGGTGATGAGGTTAAACCTGTCGGCTCAGCGGTCACCGACTGGCAAATCTACGATGCCAACCGCCCGATGCTGAGCGCTCTGGTCACGCAGCTGGGCTACGAGTTGGTGGACCTGGGCCATGTGCTCGACCGGGCCGAGGACGTCAGGGAAGCATTGGAACGCGGTGCCGAGCAGTGCGACCTGATCCTGACCAGTGGCGGTGTTTCAGCAGGGGACGAGGATCATGTGTCGAAAACCCTGAAAGCCCATGGCGAGATCAGTAACTGGCGCATCGCGATCAAGCCGGGCCGCCCCCTTGCGCTGGCCATGTTCCAGGGAACACCCGTAGTGGGTTTGCCGGGAAACCCGGTTGCCGCCTGGGTCTGCGCGCTGCGTTTTGGCGCACCGGCAATGGCACTACTGGCAGGGGGTGAATGGTTCGAACCCCTGGGCTACGTCCTGCCCGCCAACTTCTCCAAGAACAAGAAGCCGGGGCGCAGCGAGATGTTGCGCGCCCGGGTCCGTGATGGAAAGGTTGAGGTTTTCGGCTCTGAAGGCTCGGGCCGGGTGACCGGCCTGGCCTGGTCCGAGGGGATGGTGGAGCTGGACGAGAGCGCCCAACAGATAGAGCCGGGGACCCCAGTGCGGTTTATCCCCTACGCCAGCTTCGGGCTCTAG
- a CDS encoding DUF3305 domain-containing protein yields MSRNTGSWKRELKIGAVVRRSPGVTQWAREIWKPVAVIPGAPEAFWKELVREGDVVDYHAGTVSMELFRADVEGYLVSLNMAVPSVWVIMDRDQTSQSPSGWVVSTVTASAHEALDALDSGESIVEAVPIPESMAAWINEFVDMHYIEEPFKKRRRDEVRVDGSEDGKGDARIRQESDVFRAPSGMKKPRVH; encoded by the coding sequence ATGAGCCGTAACACAGGTAGTTGGAAGCGCGAGCTGAAGATCGGCGCTGTTGTTCGACGGTCTCCCGGCGTGACCCAGTGGGCGCGGGAGATCTGGAAACCAGTGGCCGTCATCCCCGGCGCGCCAGAGGCATTCTGGAAAGAGTTGGTGCGCGAGGGCGACGTCGTCGATTACCACGCGGGCACGGTGTCCATGGAATTATTTCGCGCCGATGTAGAGGGATATCTTGTATCCCTGAATATGGCCGTTCCCTCCGTCTGGGTGATAATGGATAGGGACCAGACCAGCCAGTCCCCGTCAGGATGGGTTGTCAGTACCGTAACGGCCAGCGCCCACGAAGCACTGGACGCTCTGGACAGTGGCGAAAGCATCGTCGAGGCCGTACCGATTCCCGAGTCCATGGCGGCCTGGATCAACGAATTTGTCGACATGCACTATATCGAAGAGCCGTTCAAGAAACGTCGCCGTGACGAGGTCCGTGTGGATGGTAGCGAGGACGGCAAAGGCGATGCCCGTATTCGTCAGGAGAGCGACGTTTTCCGCGCCCCCTCCGGCATGAAAAAACCGAGAGTGCACTGA
- the mobB gene encoding molybdopterin-guanine dinucleotide biosynthesis protein B, giving the protein MNVIGIVGWKNSGKTTLAAALIRELSGRGLTVNSIKHAHHSVDVDQPGTDSYKHRDAGAREVILAGGQRFAIMHELRGAQEPTLDELLARLGPCDWVVVEGFKTHSHPKIEVHRQEGSRTPLYREDPNIIAVAADYAADFSGPVFDVNDVPGIANFILGAEKP; this is encoded by the coding sequence GTGAATGTCATAGGCATTGTGGGCTGGAAAAACTCCGGAAAAACCACGCTGGCCGCTGCTCTGATTCGCGAGCTGTCCGGCAGGGGATTGACGGTTAACTCGATCAAGCACGCCCATCACTCGGTAGATGTGGATCAGCCCGGCACCGACAGTTACAAACACCGTGATGCCGGCGCCCGGGAGGTCATCCTGGCGGGGGGGCAGCGTTTCGCCATCATGCATGAGCTGCGAGGCGCACAGGAGCCCACGCTCGATGAGTTGCTGGCTCGGTTGGGTCCGTGCGACTGGGTTGTGGTTGAGGGCTTCAAAACCCACTCACACCCCAAGATAGAAGTGCACAGGCAGGAAGGTTCCCGCACGCCCCTCTACCGGGAAGACCCCAACATCATTGCGGTAGCTGCAGACTATGCTGCGGATTTTTCGGGGCCCGTTTTCGATGTGAACGATGTTCCCGGAATCGCCAACTTTATTCTGGGCGCTGAAAAACCATGA